CCCAATTATCCATAATATTTCCTATGGGACTTAGCTTGCCAAATGAAGGGGGCAAAAGAAATGTAGGCccttcccttttggcaaaaacctGACCTCCGCCCTAATGGGGCAAGGGTCAGTGTTGGAGGAGAGGATCCCATCTCCACAACGTAATCCCAGTGTTGGGAGGTTATTGGATTCTGGAAGCCATGTTTAATAAGGGGGTCCCGAGATGTCATATCTCCTCACCCTGGgattataaaactatatatactttttatattttatatttttataaataaactaataattactttttcaggatcaagcaatgtttaaaaagaatatcCCATAACAATTATTTCTCAGCTGTACAATGACTGGAGCTCTGTAGAGGAGCTACTGTCATTATGTTGAGCCAATTCAGCAAGGGGGCAACCAAGGACAGCTGGACCAATCGCCTTGGGATCTTTTGGTTTGACATTGCTGTACCATGTAATGATAGGTATTAGttataaaaacaactttttaaaatgacttttgtgTGGTGTTGTTAAATTTAGGGCTGCTACaatgttttctgggaatgggtCAATTTACTCTGtaaccctgtactcattccccatgGTTTCTTATATTTAGCGGATCCCTTTAAAGGTAAGTTCTAGATTCCAAAAAGCTcccaattcaattttttttctgctttttagctTTTGAAACTAACCTCAAGACAATACCATGAGAAGCTCATTGGAACACAAGCTATAGTGACCCTTTGCTTCTCCTCTGTAGTCACTAGAACTGACACTTGCATAAACCACAATAACCACACCTATTTTCTAACCTGGAATACTAGTTTAAACTAATTTTAATGGGATGGACTGAAGCAAAGACCAGTTAAATGAACTGATGTGTCACACAAACACCCAGGTAACTGTTTCATGCCTGAACACCAAATATGTAAGATGATTGGACATCAGCCCCGGCTGGGAAATGATGCTCTAAGAACTGTCTATCCAGTTATCTATATTTTCGTTATAAAATTGTTAGATGTTTCTCTGTTAGACAAAGTACAAAGTATATTCTTTGCCTACTACTTGTCTTCCTGGTGCTGTAAAAAATCTGCTTCTGACTTGAAACGCAGTCTCAAATCTGTTGGTTCTTCTTGAGGCTCTTGAACCTATCCACACACCTCTAGAGTCCCACAACACTGTGGCCATGTTGCGAGGATGAGCACCTCTCCCCAAACAATGGCCCACATGTTTTGCCCCCTTATTTCTTTAGCaagccagattccagaggaccttttatggataaGAGTGGGGCATGTCTGCTCAATTTCAAGGAATGTTCCAAGCTCAATAAAGGGTCTAGTTTTAATATTGGAGGATCCATGCTTTTTTTCTGGTGAAAAAAGGCTTTGAAAGGCATTAAAATTGTCTCAAAATGCATTTGAATGCATGCACAGGCATTACCAAATCACAGACCCAACTGGTCTATTTTAAGCTATTAGGAGGGGATGGGGAGCAATTTCTTACATACAGCTGAGGCagattgcaaatatattttggttttgtgggttgtttgaagatttgcactgtGACTACAGTCCCTTGCAAATGTGGTTACCTGTGTGGTTTGAagctcctgggtgcacagcagcagtttgttgtATGCCCAGGAAAGACCCACCCTGTGGTTATACACCAAAGCTGTGAAAGGGGCCTTAAGGCAATGTGTGTGAGTGCTACCCACATGCAAGGAAATTCAGAAATTCAAAAAAACAGTTCAGAACCATGACAAACTGCCCTTAGAAATTGTGGCAGATCAATAACACAATCCTTGGACACCAACTGTTATGCAGGTTTTTCCTCCTCTAGGTCCacttatattgttatttaaattaattaataatacaaaCGAATGCCTGAATTACAGAATGGTAAGCCTTTCTCTATTAATCCTAATTTCAATAAAGTTATTATGTGTGGaaaggtaaaatgttttgtttctgttattCATTTTGAGGGTTGCTTGTTTATTCTGGGTTTCAAGAAATCACCTAAATATACAATTACCTCTTAAACATGAACCTTACTTATTCAAAGTTAATAACCCTATGATATACATCATAAATCTCCTGTGGTCTTTTTTCTAGAGTTTTTATTTTCACTGCTTACAAAGGCAAACAAagccatgttttcatttttacaagggtcccttttttgttaaaaatcagACTTTGAGTAAGGAGAAgagtcattttaatttttataacgTTTCCTTTTGAATTTAGTACCTGAACAATGTGGAGTGACTTCACTCCAGTTCCCAGAAGCAAGACACTGGATCTGATCTGTTCCATTCATGTAAAATCCATCAGGACATTCAAATTGGCAGAGGGAGTCAAAACTGAAATTTCCCCAAGGCTGGGAACAATTCATATATGTTAATGGTTCATTCAACAAATGTGGACAATATACAACTGcaagagaataaaaaattattattagagtTAAATCATTAGTTGGTAGGGTATTGTGTTTTAACTGCAACTAATTTACTTTTGGATACTTTTGAATTGTCAAAGAtggattaataatatttaaacggGAAAAATATGCTATCCCCCTTTCTTTCTTAAATACTGGGCCCTAAAGAAGTGGGAGGCTTGTTTGTCAGGGTATATTAAGTACAATCgatgttatatatttgtataggcCTTTGAATTATAGCAtgagacccaactacaggaaatgagaaaaagagctactacatctagagcttcagagacagtacaacagcgttaGACCTGAGTACatgaaaagagagaaagagccagacgatcacagactgcacaacattttagcttagcattgtaaggattccactatgatccacataaagactactggTATATaagagtctcctggtatttgctgcaaaaaaaggaaaagtcaaactctgccaactggaaacaccactaCAAGAACTTTGGAagtacacatcagcaaatacctcaagtattttaataacatcagaaaatacaactcatgtttccaaatgacatcattgggcgccacatcagttgttcaacagcatGGATTTACATCCACATTCATTTCATTcaaattttaattgtatattgtacttattcttttaaaacctgtaaaacatGTCTTTGATTTATCACtacagctttatttgattccttttcctgtacagttgggattactgctaggggggttaaaccaaaattgctagacatatgactcagactcatgtaagtgcaccgctgatctttgtacaatgctgtggtatatgtcagaggtatatttacatgtatgtatgtatgtgtgaatgtattgctcggtgacagtgtgccttttgcttatatttttacatacttttttttggactctttttcaaatttctggcctgtaataatgccatcgagaaaacgtaaggcaattggccaagtgcaatcaaaggcaaaaaatgaaacaacaccatagacaagaaaatcaccatagctttttttgattccttttcctgtataatataagattgcaataaataaattccCGGGCAACgtcgggttatcagctagtatatatatatatatataaaacgccTGTAAACAGTGCAGGAAACACAGATGTTTATGAAAAATGGTGTGACTTCAATAGCATGTTTAATGCTTTTTTACCACCAATAAATCTAaacttataaaaaatatgtataaacatttCTGCTCAATGAATTTATTCGTTCGAAACGACGATTATGGGCAGAGTAAAGAAGTCTAAGGTTGGGAAGGTTCCCCCTACCCTTTTCTTTAGCCTGGAGCTTTGCAACCATCCATCAGGGACTTCATAGAAGACTCCTCTCCCGAGACATCCTTGCCTATTGCCACCACTCCACCACTTATCCCCTATCGACAGGGTTCCTTTTCATCCTAACAGCAGGTCGGAATAGAAAATTGAACCATACACTTCTTCCCGGAAGGCCTCCCCAATTTCTGAAGAGATTTGGGAATTGACAGCCAAAAATTACCTACATACAGGGATACCCAGGTTCTGCAACTTGAGTATGTGGATGGTTGCTCACTAGCTCTCCTTAAGGTTTATCGCTTGAAAGAGTGAGAATCtattttctgaaatgttataAACCTTGttttattccatgttttctgcTGACCACAGTTGATGGCCTTGTTTGTCGATCTGGCCATGTGTAAGCTACAAATCAggcctttctctttttctttatgcTGGCACAGGAAATAATGCTTTATGGATATTTTATTGCACTTGTGGACCCCTCAGGCCCCCCCATAGGGTTGTCTCTTTGCCTGGCATTTGGGTTTGTTCCCTGGGCTCCAGTTTGGAATGATGGATGCTATTACACCTCACTGgttctttgttgttgtttttatttctcccctctcccctttcTCTTTAAACCCCCCCTTTTTCACATCCCAGTTGCCCAACTCGGGGACTCTTGTGTTCATGACAATTAGATTTTCTGTCCTTTGATGTTAAAGACCTAAACTAGGATACTAAAAGGAAATTGGCTCTTAGAAAATTGAAATGTCTAATGTATTTGGAAGATACCTTGCAAAAGACCCACCTTGATCACATTGGCTCCTTTAAGCTCGCTTCCTATCTATACCCGGCTAACTAAATGGCAAATTCACCAAACCAGAAAAGGGCTGGTGTGGCTATTTTACTTAGGGATCAATTTAAATGTAACCTTTTCAGATCCATAGTGGACCCAAATGGCAGATACCTCATACCTCCATGGGACCCCCCAGGGTACCCCTCTCATTCTATGTAATCTGTCCAACTCGGGCCAAACTAAATTTCTGCCCAAGACTATGGTTTTGTTGGTAGAGTTTGATCACACAAACCTGATAGTGGGAGGTGATTTTAATCTACCTTGTTCTCCCAAATATGATTCCCTATCCATTCTTTCTTCCATGCCCTCCATCTTAGTTACACAAAGCTCACGTTCCTTCCAATATCTAATCAgacattataaattatatgttgTCTGGAGAATCCATCACGCTTTATTTTAACAATTCTCCTACTTTACACCACACCGCACAAATACCCGCATTGACTACCTTTTTACTAATCTTCCGCTACTACGCAACAGCGTCTCCTCAGAGATTCATCCAATCACTTGGTCAGTTCATGCCCCATTTACTCCAGATGCTTATATCTCTCCATCCGCAAATAGAGATTGCTATTGGAAATTGAATGACTTCCTCCTTAAACAAGAGGTTTCCAAAAATGCCATATCCCCTGCCCTTCAGCAGGATTTTGCAGAAAATGAAGGTTCAGTGGTACATGCTTGAACTTTTATGGGAAGCCTACAAAACTGTTATTTGAGTTCACTGTATTGACAACTGTACTTACCTTAAAAGAGACTCAAATCTCCAACACACTCTAACATTGAAGTGTGCAGGAAGAGAACTGTTTAACAAACCATCCCTGCATCTCCTCTGTAAGGTGTTTTCGCTTCGCTCCAAACTGCAAGCTTTAGAGCTGGGGAAGGTCAGTTGGATAATGCAACATACCAACCAATTATATTAGCACAAGAGCAATAAGGCAGACATCCTTCTTGTCCATACACTGTGGGATGCTCAATCACAATCTTCCCCAGCATCCATCAGGGATGAGAATAGAGTTCCCTCATATGACCCCTCCCAAAAAGCCTCCGGTTTAGAGACCTGTTATTCTCAACTTTACCAAACCGTACACAAAACCCAACACTCCCCCCTTACAATCTAAAATTGATACCTACTTGACTGGTGCCAAATGGCCTACGGTCCTCAATGTACATTTAGAAAACTGTAATAGTCCCTTAACTATTGAAGAAATCACTAAGGTCATAGGACATCTACCAACCAATAAGGCACTAGACCTTACGGTTTGACCTATCTTTACTGGTAAAGTTTCCAAAATTACCTTCTACCCTACCTCTTGGACCTCTTCAATGACTTTATGAATGGGAAATCAATCCCTCCTTCTATGCTTAATTCCCATGTGACAGTAGTCCCCAAACCAGGAAACAACCCCACCGACTGTTCGAATTATAGGCCTATTGCCCCcttaaattctaatttaaagATCTTCAACAAAGATTTTGGCGAACTGACACTCCGAATTACTTCCTTTTCTTGTCCATGTAGACCATCCCATATCACCGTGCCAGTGATAACACCAAAAGGGTGATTGATATCATTGATATCCTTAATAATCACATCCCTCATGACTTTCCTGGTCCTTGGTCTTCTGGAAGCTTAGTCCACACTTCGCCATATTGGCCTGTAAGGGCAGTGGGAACAAGCAATCCCATGCAGCTACTGGCAGCTAGCTCCCTGCCCCAAGTGGTGTGATAGGCAGGtgttggtttttaaagaaccagtgtttgcagatttaaTAGAAGGTGGCAGTGAGTGATACTGAATTGCTCACTGCTGCCctcatttattctttattgggGATATTTGTTCATGTAGCACCATCTTCAGGGCAGCAGTTCAGTAGCGTGAGGAAGCTGCAACCACAGCACAACCTCGCCACTAGTCTGAAGATAACCTTAGGACAATTTAATCAGCAAGGGGCCAGCTGAGCAACATTGGGGCTATACGACATATATATAGGACTATATATAGGACAGCTGGGCAGATACTCTTACTTGTCTTAGCTAACAACAAAAGTTGTGCTAAATCCCAGTAGTATTTGTTATTGCATACTGCTGCAAAAGGTTAAAtccaacaaaaactaaaaaaggtcAAGTACATTTTATTGTCCGCTTTAGGTTGCAAGATGCCTTATTTGACTAGGATTCACCATTCATGTTATAGCCAGTGGGAATATCTATAAAGCACAGTTAGTATAACAATTAAATATCTCACCATGTTGACAGTTATCTCCATAGAATCCAGCATCACAGGCACAGGTGAAGTTGTTTATTGTTTCAATGCATTCTCCGTGGCCACTGCATGATGTCCTGTTGCATGATGCTGAAGAAAAAGTAtgaatcaaaaaaacaaaaatcatttaatcTCATAAGACAATTCATGTAAATTACTTAGCCTCTTGTTTATGGTACCACTATTTTTTACTTGACTTCTGGGGTCTGGGGGGCAGTGAGCAAGAATCAGGAAAAAGTGTGCCTAAACCTTTGCATATAAAAAGTTAATGGTTTTACAGGCCTGTCTTAGAAGCAAATATCATGGCCTTATATCCAGAAATGAACATGGTTTAGCACCTTCTTAAAACCTTAGACTTTCTTTAAAATCTTACTTTGCCACAATGTTACTGTACCATACCTTAAGTTGGGCAATACCTTgggttatttttattgttactattattaataataataataataataataataattataaacaggatttatatagcaccaacatattacgcagtgctgtacattaaataagggttgcaaatgacagatacagacagtgacacagaaggatgcgaggaccttgccccaaagagcttacaatctaggaggtggtggaagtatcacacaataagaggagGGATGTGGAATAGTGGAAAGTAGTGAGATTTTTAAGAGGCAGAAGAAGATAGATagcaatatttgaaaatataggTTTTGAGCGCTTTTTAATAggaccagaaagtaggagcaagctgaataggacaaggaagaccattctagagagtcagggcagctctagaaaagtcttggagccatgcgtgtaaCAAGTGAGGAAGTATTCGGAAGGTTATTGGAGGAGGGAAGGGAGGCatggggtgtatttttctaccaggttagaaaggtaagtgggaaacgaactgtggatggatttgaaggcaaagcacaggagtttgaatttaattctaaggtgaaatcgAAGCCactgaagagaactgcaaagagaggaTCCATGATTTGGATGAGAAGGGGGAGAtgaacagtgtcaaaagcaaaggaaagatcaaggGGAAGGTGGAGGGAAAAGATGCCTTGAGActttaaaaaaagctatttgggtggaatgggcagcttgaaagccagactgaagTGGGTCAAGGATAGAGTTGGTGTCCAGGTAGTCAGTGAATCTTTTATAGACAAGCAGCTCAAAAAGGTTGTTACTATTGCCTTTTGGATGGCTCTTCTGCTGCATCAAAATGATCTCATGAATTACTTCTTGTAAAGGTAGACACTGTTTATTGATGATTGCATCATTTGCATGACCAGCTAATgtggaaattaaatttttttatccaGCAGAATCAACAGGTGGCCCAGCTGGATCGATCTGCTGCACAatagtaacattttattacacaaattatCTGTATTTACCTTTCAAAGTGAATTAATTCACAGCCAGGACATGAATTGGTAGGTGGATACACCATATCAGATGTTTAATTTATCAACAAATGAATGTACTGCTATATATGCAAATTGTTAGATGATTTTGTAACATATaagtgtttatttaaaagaatatgtaaTGGACATGTGACATCACTTAtatcatatgtaaaaaaaatatatatttcttaccTGTATAGCAAAGTGCACGTTTTTTCTTTCTGCAGGAATCATCATTCCACTTCCCTGGATCCTTTTCTCTTCCAATATATATCTCAATACAATcttcattattctttttattatttggttcaCCCTCACCCCAGTTTATTGCTTCTTCTGTTAGATTCTTCTTAGTTCCCACCCAGGTCCATACACCATTGATCTTCCTTATTCCTATCCAATAGTAATTTTTATGTCTGGGAATGTTATCTTTTAGGTATTCAATCTCCTTTTTATTCTGTATGGCCACAAGATCAGTGTATTCATTCTGACAAAACTTCCGTGCCATATCATAGGTCATGTCATGTGTGGAGTAATGGTAAGTCCAACAGTAGGTCACAGAAACTGTAAATGAAACtgacacaaaaacacaattgtCACATTTAGATATaggaatattatttaaatttaatgtatatgttttttcatTGAAGTGTAAGACAATAGAGGTAAAAGGCCACTGTGTTCGAAGCAATTACTACAGGCATCAATGAATGCCAGCGGCCACTAATGGCGGGTCCAAGAGAATGTATAATATAGTCTCACTAGATAGTTCAACTTCTGACAAAGGACTGGTCGAAGTTGCTGGGCAGATCAGTTTCTGGCAGCTGTTTTAAGATATCTGatgttcttttctttaatgtgtGTTCATTTCAGCAGCAAATTCCAGAGAGCATATTAATACCTTTCCAGAAATCATTAGCATGAACTCATTATGAATAAGCATTTTAGTTTTATACACCAGTTCAAAAAATGAGGGTATGTTGTTGATTTTAGAAGAATACAGAGAGGGGCAATCAAGTTAAGTACAAGGCATAATCTAATAGGAAAGTTTCACTGAACTAAATATATTCTCTAATGTAGAGGCGGTTAAGGATGGATATcccataattacattttacacaaatgaTTTGTACACTAAACTTAGTGCAAAGTTCACTTGAAAGTTCAAAGTTCACTTGATTGTCTTtgctaaagacaaaaaaaaagtctttgtacCTGGAAATGAAGAAGCTTAACCTCTACAAAATGCATCTTTACAGTAAGAACTGTTACAGTGTAGAATAGCTATATAGCTCTAACCCAGGgctcggcaaactctggcctttaggccagatacagcctagccggtagttcgttctggactaatgccccctggccgatctggcctaatgccggctggcaaaCCACGGCTCCAGGGCCTTGGGTTGCCAGCGGATTGACCAGGGGGccttaggaactaccggagctgctgAAGCtacggtgccgcccccttgcagtttgCGTTGATACTTcggccgccgcggtaaatagggaaagcttctTGAAGGTAAATCCCTTTCTCCGCAATGCGTACGGatgagagggatttcactttaggggtggtccctggtggtgggcggagccattagagtgattctggcctagtgtgctcccgcccaccccataaatggcctagtggttaTTAAACTTTGACGACCCCTGCTCTAACCCATTCAGtagattgcttaaaaaaatatatttttccaaatgtaCAAAAGAGAACTGTCATTGGTAttcgtaaaaaaaaattaaaccctatTAGATTTCTTTTGGGGTTGAGGAAAGAATTCTATTATCTATTAAAGTAAACCGAGCCAATTCTTTAAGAATACCTAGGTGCAATACATTAGAATAACAATATGTCTTATAAAGGTTCAAATTGGGAAGAAATAATGTTGGGCTCATATTTTATGTCTCATGTAGAGATTATCAGGCAGTTTTTGATTTTCAGACTAAAATCATATGTTTATGTCATGACACAGCTAACTTCAAGGCCCCTGGGCCTATTATTGTAACCagatttttttggggtggggTGTGATGGTGATTTGATGGAACAATTCATGTTACATCTCACCTCTGTATTTACATCTCACCTCTGTAAAGTATTTTTCAAGATTCAGCAAAGTGGTCAGATTGTGCTGCATACTAATAATGTTTATGGCCAGCTGTAGTCTAGGTGTTTTCTGTAATCCATGCCCCTTGGAAGGGAGTATACTTAAAATTAATACTTGAATTCCATTATTTTAGTATGATGAAATTAGTAACTGgtgcaaatatattttgtgctaCCTGTGTAGAAGTGTTCccatagctttaaaaaaaacaataagtgcAGCAAGTGTTGAAAGCTAACAGCCAGATACTAGGTATGTATGAATTCAGCAGATATATAAAGTTCATGGCTATGTAAAGTtgatggaaaaaagaaaagtacaggTAAATGCTGCCCGCTCTGCCTATTTTAGGGGGTATTATAACTGattaaacaaagttttttaaCATGTTCCCCACTGAGAGCAGGTTACTGTTATCACATGGGCATGGGTACTTTAAAACCTAATAATACCTcataagaaaaatgtttaattatcagacataatatattatgattaccgtaaaacattaaaaaacaatatataaaatacataccaATGTAAAACACAATGATTGTGGCTGCTTTGTGGTTCATCCAGGGCAGAGCAAATGACTGGCATTTTGCTCTATGGCACAGCTGGAAAAAAGAATACAGTTACTAAatgttaagaaacaaaaaaaggtaatgacTGACATCCAGTGTTACTAATTCTGGTTTTAGGATTAAAataaacaagtaataaaaaataaaaatataaaataataaataaaataataaataaaaaatagtgccACTATTAGCAGCAACAATATGGCAACTCCAGTTATCAGCGTCTCTTTAGGGCTCCtgcctttatttattaaacaaagaaaaaggcaaacaaacaaaattgttttccCTTGCAAGTGTGGTGTCAGCAACACAAAACTTATCCTCCTAGCTCTGGTCTACCAGACCCTAAACTATGGGAGACCTGCTCCCATCTCACAGGCTACACACCTTTCTGTCTGAGCCACACTTGGCCTCTACCCCTGGTCTcagtttcaaaaatatattattaataattttcaaataaagtatacaaacattttgcataatAGACAAAAGGAGACAAATCAAGACACCTGTGGGGAACAAATACATTGGGATGGGTGGACAAGTGGAACATTAGAGGGGGATATTCCATCATCCTAATTACAATCTAagcatatatataaaagagagaaATACAATGCAGTACCATTGCAAGTAAGCCCTAACAATCAGGATGAGCAAATTGAAAACCAAAATCAAAATAAACCAGACAAGACATAAGAAAGTGGAAGCAGGTAAAGGGGAGGCAATCGGCTTGGAGGTACTTTAAAACATCCCAAATGTCTGTGGGGACCACGGCATTAGTCTGCAAACACTTTGTCATGGGTATGTGCAGCATTATAGATTATATGGTTAACATTGACAAATCTGGTGGTAGGTAATGCGTTATCCATGGTTCCCAGACCCTTTCAAATTTTACCAATAAATCTTTCAGGGTAGCTGACATACTGCGTAAGTGAGGTACCGTGG
This portion of the Pyxicephalus adspersus chromosome 8, UCB_Pads_2.0, whole genome shotgun sequence genome encodes:
- the SELL gene encoding L-selectin, whose translation is MMLCHRAKCQSFALPWMNHKAATIIVFYIVSFTVSVTYCWTYHYSTHDMTYDMARKFCQNEYTDLVAIQNKKEIEYLKDNIPRHKNYYWIGIRKINGVWTWVGTKKNLTEEAINWGEGEPNNKKNNEDCIEIYIGREKDPGKWNDDSCRKKKRALCYTASCNRTSCSGHGECIETINNFTCACDAGFYGDNCQHVVYCPHLLNEPLTYMNCSQPWGNFSFDSLCQFECPDGFYMNGTDQIQCLASGNWSEVTPHCSAVQCPVLLTERPKYMNCSHPWENFGFESLCHFECAYGFFLSGTDNTWCLSSGKWSEAPPNCSAVQCPRLLTEPPMYMNCSHPWGNFSFESFCHFKCPDGFLLNGTDKVECLSSGKWSDTLPRCAEKLHLSYSQKDHQKPVFILGLGTAASALTLALGLWLIKRKLKKGNCFT